One window from the genome of Micromonospora aurantiaca ATCC 27029 encodes:
- a CDS encoding HAD-IA family hydrolase: MVARATAAPDGVRAVVLDLDGVLVDSLAVAREAFALAYAEVVGDGMAPVEEYCRHPGRYLPEVLELMGLPAALAEPFVRESNRLAHRVSPVVGAAELLRTLRRRGIGLAVATGRSGVRARDLLGRLDLLPLVDHVVGSDEVPRPKPAPDIVRRALHLLGARPAEALMVGDAPSDLASARAAGVTAVAALWGESDEETLRTAGPDVVLTRLDELLPLCPARR, from the coding sequence GTGGTCGCGAGGGCGACGGCGGCACCCGACGGTGTCCGGGCGGTGGTGCTCGACCTCGACGGGGTGCTGGTCGACAGCCTCGCCGTGGCCAGAGAGGCGTTCGCCCTCGCCTACGCCGAGGTGGTCGGCGACGGCATGGCCCCGGTCGAGGAGTACTGCCGCCACCCGGGCCGGTACCTGCCGGAGGTGCTGGAGCTGATGGGTCTGCCAGCGGCGCTCGCCGAGCCGTTCGTGCGGGAGAGCAACCGCCTTGCACACCGGGTCAGCCCGGTCGTCGGCGCGGCGGAGCTGCTGCGCACCCTGCGTCGGCGGGGGATCGGGCTCGCCGTGGCCACCGGCCGCAGCGGCGTACGCGCCCGGGACCTGCTCGGCCGGCTCGACCTGTTGCCGCTCGTCGACCACGTGGTGGGCTCGGACGAGGTGCCCCGCCCGAAGCCCGCGCCCGACATCGTACGGCGGGCGCTGCACCTGCTCGGGGCCCGGCCCGCGGAGGCGCTGATGGTCGGCGACGCGCCCAGCGACCTGGCCAGCGCGCGGGCGGCCGGGGTGACGGCGGTGGCCGCGCTGTGGGGCGAGTCCGACGAGGAGACGCTGCGCACGGCCGGCCCGGACGTCGTTCTGACCCGGCTCGACGAGTTGCTGCCGCTGTGCCCGGCACGGCGGTGA